The region CACGCGGTCGCCCAGGTGTCGGCGGGGGCCTGGCGCAGGCAGGCCTCCATCTCGCTCAGCCGCGCGTCGAAGGCGGCGTCATCGCGCAGGTCCTCGATGCGATGGCAGGCATGGCTGGCCGTGGTGCGGTCGCGGCCAAAGGCGGCGGCCACGCGGGCCATGGGCCAGGCGAAGGCCACATGGGTCAGGTACATGGCCATCTGGCGGGCGCGGGCGGCCTCGGCGCGGGCGCGGGTGCGGGCGGCGATCTCGCGCGGCGGCACCCCGGTGGACATGGCGACGAGGCTGGTTACGAAGCCGGCGGCCAGGCGGTCCTTCTTCGGATCGCGGCCTGCTTCGAGCAGTTCGTCATAGGTTTGGGCAGTCATTTCCTTGCTCTCTCCTCGGCCCGCACGCCTTTTTGCGTCGAGCCACTCCGCAACCTTAGGTCGCGAGGGGAAGGGCGAGGATAACTTTCCTATTGCTATCCACAATAGGAATAAAAGCCGGATACGTCCGACTTTGACGTCAGGCCGCGCGGATGCCGCTGGACGCCAGAACTTCAGGCTGCATGCCCACCACGGCGTCGTAGCCGAGGATCATATCGACCTTGCGACCATCCGAGGACAGCGGCAGGCGAAGCCACAGGATCGACAGGTGAGCGGCGCCGCGCCAGGCCAGATTGTGGACCCCGACGCCTGGCTTGGCCTCGTCGACCACGCGGTCGAGTTCATGGCGCCAGTAGTCGGCGGCGGTGGAGTTGTAGACCTCGCCCAGGGTGCGGCCGGTGATCTCGCGGCCATAGACGGTGTAGAGACCGGTGCCCGCTAGGCGCAGGGCGTAATCGCGTCCAGTCCCGCCGCGCCCGTCAGGGACCACATCGATCAGACTGACCGTCGGCAAAAGCCGCTTCATGCTGGAAGGATCGATGTCCGCGCGACTGGGCAGCTTGGAGCCCCGACGCAGCGACGCCCAGTAGGCGAACATCTCTTGGTGAGCTCTTGCCGCCGCGGCGGGAGCGCCCAATTGCGCGACCATCTCCAGAGTCCCGAACAAGCCGTTGGAATCACGACAATTAACTATCGCTCAACCAACGAATCGGGAGCAAGCGGAAAAGGGTTAACGCGCGCAAAAAGGCGCCAGAACGGCACAACGGCGTTGCTCCGAAACGACAGTTTCGGCCCGCCTGCCCCATGCTTGAGCTTTAAACGCAGAAACGCCCGCCGTCCGATAGGACGACGGGCGCTTCAAAAGACCGGGTCGGCTGAGGTCTAGCGACCCTTGCGGGCGGGTTTGCGGCCGCCTTGGCCCAGACCCATCTGCTTGGCCAGGTCCGAACGCGCCTTGGCGTAGTTCGGGGCGACCATCGGATAGTCCTTGGGCAGGTTCCACTTGGCCCGATATTCCTCGGGGCTCATGTTGTACTTGGTCCGCAGGTGGCGCTTCAGCGACTTGAACTTGCGGCCGTCCTCCAGGCAGACGAGGTGGTCGGGCGTGATCGAGCGCTTGAGCGGCACGGCCGGCTCCTTGGGCGCGACCTCGACCGGCTCGGCGCCGGTGGCGATCTCGGCGATGGCGCGGTGGATGCTCTGGATCAGGGCGGGCAGGTCGGACGCCGACACGGAATTGTTGCCCACGTAAGCGGAAACGATATCCGCCGTCATCTCGATGATTTCTGCTTTATCGTCCATGTTCGTCTTATTCTGCTGAGGGCGCGCGACGCCGCATCAATTGTTGATTCCGAAGTCAGGAGGCTCGTACTTATAGAACGCCGCTCATTCAGACAAGCGTGGTGCATGATCTTTGTCTCGAAAACAAAGATGCTCATAAATGTGGTAACCGCGCCGAGTTTTTGACCTTGGAAGTCGCCAAACACTAGATCAGCGTTCATCCGACGCGGCTACAGATCGAGCGGCGGCGGAAATACATCCCAATAGCGAAGAACCGTCTGCGCCCGATCGATGGCCAGACCGTCAAACAGCTCCACCAAATCTTGCTTCGAACCCGGCCGCTGCAGGGCGGACCAGAGCGTGACCAGGGCGTCGCGCGGCAGCCCCGCCGCCTTGACCAGGACCACCAGGGCCTCACCGCCCGGATCGTCGAAGATCCGCCGCCCGGTCTGAGGCTTCACCCCGGCGAGACGGGCGATCTCGTCAGTCATGGACGGGGTGACGCCGAACCGCGCCGCCTGGATGGCCGCTTCAAGGGTCGGAAATAGGCCGGAATGGGCGCGGTCTCGCTGGCGGCGGCCGACAAACTCCAGGGTGCGACGGGTGAGCCGGTCGGCCCATCCCCCGGCCTTGGCGACGGGATAGAGGTCGTCCACCGCCTCGCGCAGTTGAGCCCGCGGGGCGGCGAAGCGGCGCAGGACCTGCGCCCGCGCCGCGGGGTCCGCGGACCAGAACAGGTCGAAGGCCTGGCCGGGGGTCAGCTCGCCGCGCGCCAGGAGCGGCGCCACCAGCTCGGGCCGAGCGCTGGCGGCGGCGGTGAGGATGGCGAGCGCGCCCTGCCCCAGGCGCGCGTCGCGGTTGATCAGCAAGACCTCGCCCGCCGCGATGTCGCCGGCTTCCAGGATGGCGTCGGACACCACCTCGCTCACACCAGGCCGGGCGGCGATCAGGGCGCGGTGCTCGTCACTGGCGCGGCGGGCGCAATCGACCAGTTCGGCGTCGCCCAGATGAGCACGGGATTCCAGCAGGGGCCGGGCCACGGCCACGGCGTCGCGCAACAGGACGCGGACCAGGGCCGCCGGCGGGGAAGAGATGGCCGACAGACGCTGGGCCACGCGCACCCGCTCGCCCTCGGCCGCCTCGCGCAGGGCCTCGATCAGCAGATCGACGGCCACGGCCTTCTGATGCGGGTCCGTGCGCTCGGCGGGAAGACAGACCAGATCGGCCAGCCGCTTGAGCAACGCCGCCCGCAACCGGGCGGCGGCCTCTGGCGCGGAATCGGCGGCGGGCTGGCTCACAGGGAGAGTAGTTCACTCTCTCCCCTGCGGTGCAACGCCCGGCTTAAGCCGCTTCCCCCGGCCTTGTGCCTGGGGTCCCTACATCCGCACGCACAATGCGAACCGTTTGGCGCGGCATCGGCGGACATAGGGACCCTCGCCACAAGGGCGAGGGAGGCGCGTATATTCGCTATTTAAACTCCGGGCGATCCCAATGCTCCCACACGTCGGGCAGGTCGGACGAGACCTTGTCGGGATAGTTGGGCGGGCGTTTTTCCAGGAAGGAAGTCACGCCTTCCTTGGCGTCGCCGGAAGCGCCGCGCGACTGGATGGCCCGGCTGTCGGCCATGTGGGCCTGCATCGGATGGACAGCGCCGGCCATGCGCCAGATCAGCTGGCGCGACAGGGCCACCGAGACCGGGGCGGTGTTGTCGGCGATCTCGCGCGCCAGGGCGGTGGCGGCGGGCAGCAGGTCCTCTGGCGCGTGGAGCGAGCGGACGAGGCCGCGATCCAGGGCCTCCTGCGCGCCGAAGACGCGGCCGGTGAAACACCATTCCAGGGCGGTCTGCGGCCCTACCAGACGCGGCAGGAACCAGGACGAACAGGCTTCCGGCGTGATGCCGCGCTTGGCGAAGACGAAGCCAAACTTGGCGTCGGTGCTGGCCAGGCGGATGTCCATGGGTAGCTGCATGGTGACGCCCACGCCCACGGCCGGGCCGTTCACAGCGGCGATCACGGGTTTCAGGCTGTCGAAGATACGCAAGGAGACCCGGCCGCCGCCGTCGCGATAGATGTCGCCGACCTTGCCCTCTTCGCGTTCCAGCGCCTGGGGCGAGGTGCGGTCGAAGGTGGCGCCGCCGCCCGACAGGTCCGCCCCGGCGCAGAAGGCGCGGCCCGAGCCGGTGACGATCACCGCGCGGACGGCGTCGTCGGCGTCGGTGCTGTCGAAAGCCTCGATCAGTTCCTTCATCATGCGGGCGGTGAAGGCGTTCAGCTTCTCCGGCCGGTTCAGGGTGAGGGTCGCGACGCCGTCGCGGACGTCGTACAGCAGGGTCTCGAACTTCGGCGCGGACATGGTGGTCTCCCTTGTTTTGCGGGGATGATGACCGCTACAACGCTACGAAACAATCGTTTGAATAGGGAGAAGCCCGCATGAAGAGCGTCACTTTCGCCGACGTCGCCAGCCTGGTCGGCCAAGAGGTCGGAGTGTCCGACTGGGTCGAGATCACCCAGGAGCGGGTCAATCAGTTCGCCGAAGCCACCGGGGACCACCAGTGGATTCACGTGGATGTGGAGCGCGCCACCCGCGAGATCGGCGGCCCGATCGCCCACGGCTACCTGACCCTGTCGCTGATCCCGTTTCTGGGCGCGGGTCTGCTGAACGTGTCGGGCGTCACGCGCGGCATCAACTACGGCACCGAGAAGGTGCGCTTCACCAACATGGTGCGGGTCGGTAAGCGCGTACGCATGCGCCAGAAGCTGACCGGCGTTGAGCCCAAGGCCGGCGGCCTGCAGCTGAAGAACGAATGCACCATCGAGATTGAGGGCGAAGAACGCCCCGCCTGCGTGGCCGAGACGATCTCGATCATTTACGGGGGTTAGCTCCCTTAGCGCCTTACATAGTGCGCTTCCCCAGGCCTTGTGCCTGGGGTCCCTGCATCCGTATTCGCGGCGACCGACCGTTTGGCGCGGCGGCGGCGGACACAGGGACCCTCGCCACAAGGGCGAGGGAATCTATTCTTGAGGCGGTCGAGAAGGCGGTGCGTTAGGGGACGCGCCGCCTTCCCTCCCCGCTCACGCCGTCCTCAAGCAGCGAGGGCGGCGCGATTGGCCAGGAGCACGGCGCTGCCGTGCGGTTTGGCGGCGGCGCGTTCGGCGGCTAGGGCTCGCGCCAGATCACGGTCGCCGCCGCGGATCGCGGCCTCCAGCAGAGTCAGGTCGATGATGTCGCGCTGGGCGTGGCTGCCGCCGAAACGGTAGGCCCGGTGGCGGATCGGCCGCAGCAGCGACACGGCGTTGCGATAGTCCCCTGCGGCGAAGGCGGCCATGGCCTCGGTGGCGGCGTGGCCGACCTCGTTGAGGAACTCGCGGTTGTCGCCGACCGTCTCGCGGGCCGAGGACTGCACGGCGCGCACCAGGCGCACGTCTTCCTTACGGTTGGCGGCGGCGAAGGCCATCATCGCATGCATGTCGTTGAAGGCGTAGGCGCTGTCGGCGGCGCTGAACGACCAGCCATCGGCCACCGTCGTCCAGCGATCGCCCACATCGACACCCAGCAGCTGGAGCCGCCACAGCATGGCCGAGGCGTCGACCAGATCGAAGACGATCGGCGAGCGGGCGCCATGGATGGGGCCGTCGAACAGGCGCAGCACCTGCTCGTAGTCGCCCAGCTCCAGGTGATATAGCGCCAAGTGCCACCAGTTATGAACGGCCAGCAGGTTGTTCTCGGCCCAGGCGGGGGTGTCGGCGGTCATGAAGCGCACGCCCTCCTCCGCGCGGCCCTGCATCTCCAACACGTGGGCGACGGCGTGCTTGGCCCAACTGTCGCGGGGCTCGATCTTGAGGGCGGCGAGGCCCTGTTGCTCGGCGCGGGCGTAGTCGCCGGTCTCCTCCAGCCCGAAGGCGTGCATGGCCAGCATGGCGTGCCAGCCCGGCGTCGTCGCGCCCCAGGCCGGCATGGCCCGGGCGATGCGGTCGCGCAGCATGCGGCTGTCGCCCAGCAGGAAGTCGACGAAGTGGCCGCCGCGGACGGCGACCATGTCGAGGGGATAGGTGACGGCGATGTCTTCCAGGGTGCGGGCCGCCTCGCGCCAGCGGCCCTCGACCATGGCGCGGATGGCCAGGACGTGGGCGGTCTCGCGCGGCGTGCCCTTGGCCCCCTCGGCCTGGGCCAGGTTGGGCAGGATGGCGGTCACGCCCATGGGGTCGGTGCCGCTGAGGTGCAGGTGGGCGCGCAGGACGTGCGCCATGATGAAGTCGGGGCTGTCGGCGAGGGCGGCGTCCAGCTCGGCCACCGGATCGAGGCCGAAGCGGTTGTAGAGGGCCAGGGCGCTTTCAAAGCGCTCCAGGGCGAAAGGGCTGGCGCCGGTGACGGCCAGCCCGCGGTGATCCTTGAGGGTCATGTGCGTGCTCGTCTGAATGCGTTCCGGCCAGCGGCCTGCCGACCCGGGAGGGGGGAATAAGTATAGGCCGCCCCAAAGCCCCTCCAGCCGACGCATGGTGCAGTCGCGAATTTGAGGCTGAAACGCCTGCAAACACTGGTATTTCACGCGCGAAATATGTTACGAACTGTGTTATGTTAGCTGTTATCGAACCCAAAACCGCACCATTGGTGCAGTCCCCGCCCCTGTCCAAGGGCGCGGCGACGCGCGCGCGGATCATGGACCTGGCCTATGACCGCATCATCGACAAGGGCTTCGCGGCCACGTCGATCGAAGAGCTGGTTGAGGCCGGCAGCATCACCAAGAGCGGGTTCTTCTACCACTTCAAGGACAAGAACGACCTCGCCCGTCAGCTGATCGACCGCTTCGTGGAGCAGGACGAAGCGCTGCTGGACAGTCTGGAAAGCCGCGCCCGCAGCCTGCACGAAGACCCGCTGCATTCGTACCTGATCTTCCTCAAGCTGACCGCCGAGGTGATGGACGAGTACATGAAGGTGCGGCCCGGCTGCATCGTGGCGGCCATCGTCATCCAGGACAGCGCCTTTGACGCCGGGGTGCGCCAGCGCGGGGTCGAGATCGTCCTGAACTGGCGGCGGCGTTACCAGGCGTGGCTGGAGGAGATCGCCGCGGTCCATCCGCCTAAGGCGCCGGTCGATCTGGAAACCGTCGCCGACCAGATGACCGTCATCGTCGAGGGCGGCATCCTGCTGTCCAAGGGCCTGCGCGATCCGCACCAGGCGGGCCGGCACATCCTGTTCTACCGCGAGACGATCAGGCTGTTGTTCAGCTGATCCCACTCCTGCCCCGTAGCGAAGCGTACGGGGGAGGTGGATCGGCGCGACAGCGACGAGACGGAGGGGGCGCTTCTTCCGGCTCAGAGCCCAGTCAGCGCCCCCTCCACCACTTCGTGGTCCCCCTCCCCCGCAAGCGGGGCAGGAGAAGAGCTACTTCAGCCCATGCCCACCGACGGGGGTGGTTTCGATGTGGGTGTCGAAGCCGGCGATCAGGGGGCGGCCCTTGGCGATGGCGTCCTTGACCGACGGCAGTTGCAGCGAGGCCTTGTGGCTTTCGGCGCTGTCCCACACCTCGGTGATCCAGATGGCGTCGGGATCGTCGGCGACCTTGGCCACCACATAGGACTGGCAGCCCGGCATGCCGGACACCCCGTCCAGCAGAATGGCGATCAGCGCGTCGCGCTTGCCGGGGGCGGCTTTCATCTTGCCGATCAGGCCGTACATGGCGGGGGCTCCGGTAGCGTTGGTTGCGCCCGCGAGGCTCAGGGCCAAGCTTCCAGTCACGACATCGCGGCGGTGGGGCGTCATGGGCGAAGAAGTAGCGTAGCGCGGCATCAGAGCAAAGCTGGACCTTGATAGGTCACTCAATGAACACCACTTCGAGAGCACGGGAGAAACAAATGACGTTTGTTCTTAAGGTCAAATACCTGACTTCCTCCACCGAACCCGCCTTCGAAGCTTCAGAAAGCTTCGACTTCGAGTCCCGAGCTTTGGACGGAGCAAGGGCGTTGTACAATGACGAAGACAAACGCCGAAAGAAGTCACCCCATCAAGGGCCGGCGCTAGTTGGCCTCATTCTAGAACGCGAGGACGGAACATCTCTCGAGGGAGCGGCTTTGCGCCGACACGCGCACAGCATACACGACTAGCTATCACTCCGCGGCCAGCGGCCGTCTTGCGGCCTCCACGTCGCGGGCCGGGGGCAGGCCGTAGAGGCGGCGGTATTCGCGGCTGAACTGTGAGGGGCTTTGATAGCCGACGCGGAAGCCGGCGGTGGCCACGTCGGCGTCCTCGACCAGCATCAGGCGGCGCGCCTCGTGCAGGCGAAGCTGCTTCTGATACTGCAGCGGCGTCATGGCGGTGACCGCCTTGAACTGGTGGTGCAGAGAAGACTCGCTCATGCCCACCGCCTCGGCCAGGGCTTCAATACGCAGGGGCTGGTCGTAGTTGTCGCGCAGCCATCCAACGGCGCGAGCCACGCGGCCGCCGCCAGCCCCCTCGCCCGCCGTTATGTGCAGCAGGCGCGCGGCGTCCGGCCCGGTCAGCAGGCGATAGAGGATCTCGTCCTGGATCAGCGGCGCCATGGCGGCCACGTCCTGCGGCCGGTCCAGCAGGCGCACCAGCCGTAGCACGGCGTCCAGCAGGTCCGGCCCCGCGGAATTGACCGCCAGGCCCCGCATGGCGTCCGCCGCCGTGGCCGGACGGGGTACGCCGATGCGGCGGATCAGGTCGCCCAGACGCACCACGTCGATAGCCATGCCCAGGCCGATCTGCGGCTTTTCCGGCGTCGCTTCGATCACGCAGGAGGCGACGGGCATGTCGAGCGCCACCAGCAGATAGTCGCCGACGCCATAGCGCAGGGTCTCTTCACCCACGCGCACGACCTTGGCGCCTTGGACCACCAGGGCCAGGCATGGCCACTGGGCGGTATGCAACGGCATGCTGGGCGAGGTCTTGCGCGCCAGGAACAGGCCGTCGACGGCGGTCTCCACATGCCCGTCCTCCGGCGTGAACCGGGTGATCAGGGAGACCAGCTCCGCATAGGGATCGGCAGACGACATCATGAAATCACCCTAGCCGCCCCTACGGCAGGCGAAAGGCGCGAACCCCGGTTTTTGCAGGATCGTGCATGACTCCTGCGGGATTGTTTCTGTCGCCGCGGCTGGAGGGCATGTCAGGTTAGGGCTCGGGGACGACGGAGCGCGGCCAGCGCCCGGCCTCCCCCGCCCGCATGCAGGATCGCACAGGAGACCGCCATGGCCCGAGTCATCGACTATTCCCCGCAGACCGGCGCGTTCCAGCCGGAGCCCATGATCCTGGAGGCCGTGGAGATCACCACCTTCCGCCTGCGCGGCTGCACGGTGGCGCAGTTCATCGACGCCAACGCCGGGGTGGACGCCTGGCTGCGCCGCCAACCGGGCTTCCGCTCGCGCCGCATCGCCGAGCAGGCGGACGGCTCGGTGGTGGACATGCTGGTCTGGGCGGCGGTGGCGGACGGCCGCGCGGCGGCTGACGGCCTGATGGATGAACTGGCGGACTCGCCGGTCCACGACCTGATTGATCAGCGCACCGTGTGCTGGAGCGTCTCGCCGGTACGCCACAGCATCGGCTGAGGCCGCGCTAGTCGATCGTCCCGGCCTCGACCGCGTTGGCGGCGACCTGGGTGGCGGGCAGGACCTCGGCGACCTTGGAGGTGCGGATCGGGATCACGCCGTCGAGCATGTTGACGGTCTCGCGGATGAATTTGGCGTGGGTGACCACGCCGATCTCCAGCCGCTCCTTATTCAGCTCCACCTGCTGGGTGAGCATCCCAGCCACGAACTGGACTTCCTGGGCCTCGCCCGCGCCGGGGCGACGCCGGGCGGCTTCGGCCATGAACACTGGGCCGCCGGAGTTGCCGGGAAACACCGAGAAATCGAGCAGGAAGGTCGGCGAGTTGTCGGCCGGGCCCAGCGGATAGGACGCCACGCGCCCCGAGCGCAGGATGGGGAAACCCGCGCCATTGGCCGCCAGCCCGCGTGGGAAGCCGAGCGCCATCATCTCGTCGCCGGGGCCGAGGGCCACCTTGCTGAAGGTCTCGTCCGCCGCCAGCCAGGCCAGGGGGATCGCCGCCTTGGCGAATTCGGGGGGCGCGACCACCTCGATCGCCGCCACGTCGCGGGTCGGGTGCTTGGCCCAGGCCGGGTGATCGATCGTGTCGCGGATGGTCAGGGTCTGAGGATCGTAACGCCAGACGCCGTCGCCGCCCTGGACCCGATAGCCGATGCGCGCGCTGGCCTTGGGCATGCGCTCCAGCACGTGGCCGGCGGTGACCAGCACCGTGCGAGGCCGCCCGTCCGGCGTGGGCGCGTCGATGAGAAAGCCGGTGCCGACCGTGCGGCCGCCGTCGGGCAAGGCCTGTTCGACCTGCACCGTCGCCTGAATGAGATCGAGAGATAGATCCCAGGCCATGGACGCCCCTTGATTACGCGACTCACTACGACCCATTTGACCTGCGCCGAGTCCCCGTCACAAGCTGGCGTCCTGCCGCACCCTCCAATTTAGAGAGACTGCATGAAAACCCGGCGCGAACTTCTGGCGTCCACGGCCGCCCTGGCCGCCTCCTCCGTCCTCATTCCTGGTGAATCCATGTCCGCGTCCCCCACCCTGCCAAAGCCTCCCGTCGCCAAGAAGGAGCCCAAGCGCATCGAACAGCTGGGGCGCGTGCGGACCGACGACTATGCCTGGATGAAGGACGACAACTGGCAGAAGGTCCTGCGCGATCCGAGCCTGATCAAGGCCGACGTCAAGGCGCACCTGACCGAAGAGAACGCCTACACCAAGGCGATGCTGGCCAAGACCGAACCGCTGCAGAAGGCGATGTTCGAGGAGATGAAGGGCCGCATCAAGGAGGACGACGCGTCCGTCCCAGCCCCCGACGGCGTGTTCGAGTATTACACCCGCTACAACATCGGCGCGCAGCACCCGATCTACGCCCGCAAGCCCCGGGCCGGCGGCGCGGAGGAAGTGCTACTGGATGCCGACGCCCTGGCCAAGGGGAAGGCCTATTCAGAGGTCGGCGCGGCGGATCACAGCCCCGACCACAAGCTGTTCGCCTACGCCGAGGACGCCCAGGGCTCGGAGGTGTTCCGCATCTTCGTCAAGGACCTGGCGACGGGTCAGGTGCTGGCCGAGCCGGTGGAGAGCTCGACCGGGGACTTCACCTTCTCGCCGGACTCCCAGTGGCTGTTCTGGACCCACCGCGACGACAACGGCCGGCCGGACAAGATCTATCGCCGCCCGGCCCGCGGCGGCGCCAAGGACGACGTGCTGATCTATGAGGAGGCCGACGAGGGCTATTTCATCGGGATCGGCCGCGTGGCTTCCGACCAGTTCCTGGTCATCAGCGCCGGCAACAACGACAGCTCCGAAGCCCTGATCATCCCGGCCAGCGACCCGACCGCCAAGCCCAAGGTGGTCGAGCCGCGCAAGGTCGGCGTGCGCTATGACATCGAGCACTGGGACGGCGACTTCATCATCCGCACCAACGCCGACGACGCGGTGGACTTCAAGCTGGTGCGGGCGCCCGTCTCGGACCCGTCGGCCAAGAACTGGAAGGAATGGGTCGCCCACCGTCCGGGCACGCTGATCGTCGGGACCACCGCCTATCAGAACCACTTCGTGCGGCTGGAGCGGGTGAACGCCAACACCCGCATCGTGGTCACCGAAAAGGGCGGCGCCGAACACCCCATCGTCATGGACGAGGAGGCCTATGTCCTGTCGCTGGAGGGCGGGTACGAGTTCGACACCCCGGTGATGCGCTATGTCTACCAGTCGCCGACCACGCCGCGTCAGTGGTTCGACTACGACATGGCCAAGCGCACCAAGGTGCTGCGCAAGACCCAGGAAATCCCATCCGGCCACAACCCGGCCGACTACGTCACCAAGCGGCTGTATGCCAAGGCGTCCGACGGCGCCGAGGTGCCGATCACGGTGCTGATGAAGAAGGGGACCAAGCTGGACGGCTCCGCCCCGCTGCTGCTGTACGGCTATGGCAGCTATGGCATCCCGATGGACCCCAGCTTCTCGATCCGCAACCTCAGTCTGGTGGACCGGGGCTGGATCTGGGCCACCGCCCACATCCGCGGCGGGTCGGAAAAGGGCTGGGGCTGGTTCCTAGACGGCAAGAAGTTCAAGAAGAAGAACACCTTCACCGACTTCATCACCTGCGCCGAGCACCTGCATTCCAACGGCTATGGCGCCAAGGGGCGCACGGTCGCCTATGGCGGCTCGGCCGGAGGGCTGCTGATGGGCGCGGTGACCAACATGCGGCCCGACCTGTGGGCCGGCATCATCGGCGCGGTGCCGTTCGTGGATGTGATCAACACCATGAGCGATACGTCCCTGCCCCTGACCCCGCCCGAGTGGCCCGAATGGGGCAACCCGATCGAGGACGCGGAAGCCTATGACTACATGTACAGCTACTCGCCCTACGACCAGGTGTCGGCCAAGCCGTACCCGGCGGTGCTGGCCACCGGCGGCCTATCGGACCCGCGCGTCACCTATTGGGAGCCCGAGAAGTGGGCCGCCAAGCTGCGCGACCACACCACCAGCACCAATCCCATCCTGCTGAAGATCAACATGGAGGCCGGCCACGGCGGCGCGTCCGGCCGGTTCGATTTCCTGAAGGAGATCGCGCTGGATTACGCCTTCGCCGTGTGGGCGGTGGAGAAGGGCTGGGAGAA is a window of Caulobacter sp. NIBR2454 DNA encoding:
- a CDS encoding S9 family peptidase yields the protein MKTRRELLASTAALAASSVLIPGESMSASPTLPKPPVAKKEPKRIEQLGRVRTDDYAWMKDDNWQKVLRDPSLIKADVKAHLTEENAYTKAMLAKTEPLQKAMFEEMKGRIKEDDASVPAPDGVFEYYTRYNIGAQHPIYARKPRAGGAEEVLLDADALAKGKAYSEVGAADHSPDHKLFAYAEDAQGSEVFRIFVKDLATGQVLAEPVESSTGDFTFSPDSQWLFWTHRDDNGRPDKIYRRPARGGAKDDVLIYEEADEGYFIGIGRVASDQFLVISAGNNDSSEALIIPASDPTAKPKVVEPRKVGVRYDIEHWDGDFIIRTNADDAVDFKLVRAPVSDPSAKNWKEWVAHRPGTLIVGTTAYQNHFVRLERVNANTRIVVTEKGGAEHPIVMDEEAYVLSLEGGYEFDTPVMRYVYQSPTTPRQWFDYDMAKRTKVLRKTQEIPSGHNPADYVTKRLYAKASDGAEVPITVLMKKGTKLDGSAPLLLYGYGSYGIPMDPSFSIRNLSLVDRGWIWATAHIRGGSEKGWGWFLDGKKFKKKNTFTDFITCAEHLHSNGYGAKGRTVAYGGSAGGLLMGAVTNMRPDLWAGIIGAVPFVDVINTMSDTSLPLTPPEWPEWGNPIEDAEAYDYMYSYSPYDQVSAKPYPAVLATGGLSDPRVTYWEPEKWAAKLRDHTTSTNPILLKINMEAGHGGASGRFDFLKEIALDYAFAVWAVEKGWEKA